From one Rhodamnia argentea isolate NSW1041297 chromosome 1, ASM2092103v1, whole genome shotgun sequence genomic stretch:
- the LOC115754598 gene encoding tRNA:m(4)X modification enzyme TRM13 homolog isoform X1 codes for MAARCKFWLPKKNRFCANTPLNDSPFCGNHTPRSDAQWIPCPLDPSHSVLQDNLEGHIKRCPLLKQTQSLSLQPFYQKGINAGNEDEDGVPLSNSSLGHPDNVSSEMKRSAVYGLSVPEFCSLIDKIKSLHESTCGDIRDSFKVTDACDIWIKGQVDRKLPFQEKHVMQQASILGNMVEHGVLKRFDMRDKCDNEGQCVNDENKNDVPAVVEFGAGRGYLTQMLADCYGINRVFLVERKAYKLKADRSLRQKESLLLERLRIDIEDLNLHAVESLRGSPFLAIGKHLCGPATDLTLRCCLSERNVIDDVQKCPIQGLAIATCCHHLCQWKHYINKRYFSNLGIKKEEFHAITWFTSWAVDADHGSDLSDVKDPRSCLPTIEKEEDGEDATPVKDTIGKMEAVERAVLGFMCKQIIDIGRLMWLKGRGLDAQLVKYVPPNISPENHLLIAKRQTGL; via the exons ATGGCGGCTCGCTGCAAGTTCTGGCTGCCCAAGAAGAACAGATTCTGCGCCAACACCCCTCTCAACGATTCACC GTTCTGTGGCAATCACACTCCGAGGTCCGATGCTCAGTGGATACCATGCCCACTCGACCCATCTCA CTCTGTGCTTCAAGATAACTTGGAAGGGCACATCAAGAGATGCCCTTTGCTCAAACAAACTCAGTCCTTGTCCTTGCAACCTTTCTACCAGAAGGGTATCAATGCTGGTAATGAGGACGAGGATGGTGTGCCGTTGAGTAATTCGTCGCTGGGGCATCCGGATAATGTTTCATCGGAGATGAAGAGGAGTGCAGTGTATGGTCTGAGTGTGCCGGAGTTTTGTAGTCTGATTGACAAGATTAAGTCTCTGCACGAGTCTACATGCGGGGATATTAGAGACTCGTTCAAGGTCACAGATGCTTGTGACATCTGGATCAAGGGACAAGTTGATAG AAAATTACCATTTCAGGAGAAACATGTGATGCAACAGGCGTCGATTCTGGGGAACATGGTGGAGCATGGGGTTTTGAAGAGATTTGATATGAGGGATAAGTGTGATAATGAGGGACAATGtgtgaatgatgaaaataagAATGATGTTCCTGCCGTTGTTGAGTTTGGAGCAGGAAGAGGTTATTTGACGCAAATGCTTGCTGACTGTTATGGGATTAATAGAGTCTTCTTGGTTGAGCGGAAGGCATACAAGCTTAAG GCTGATCGATCCTTGCGACAAAAAGAGAGCTTGTTATTAGAGCGCTTGAGAATTGACA TTGAGGATTTAAATTTGCATGCTGTCGAGTCTTTACGGGGATCTCCATTCTTGGCTATTGGCAAGCATCTCTGTGGTCCGGCAACAG ATTTGACTCTAAGATGTTGCTTATCAGAAAGAAATGTGATTGATGATGTTCAGAAATGCCCCATTCAAGGCCTGGCTATTGCAACATGTTGCCATCATCTTTGCCAGTGGAAACACTACATAA ATAAGAGATATTTCTCAAATTTGGGTATCAAGAAGGAAGAGTTCCATGCCATCACATGGTTTACAAGCTGGGCAGTGGATGCTGATCACGGTTCGGATCTTTCTGATGTCAAGGATCCAAGATCTTGTCTTCCAACTAT tgagaaggaagaagatggagaggaTGCGACCCCTGTGAAAGACACCATCGGAAAGATGGAAGCAGTAGAAAGGGCTGTGCTGGGCTTCATGTGCAAGCAGATCATCGACATCGGGAGACTAATGTGGCTAAAGGGACGCGGACTGGATGCGCAACTTGTCAAATACGTTCCCCCAAACATCTCGCCGGAGAACCATTTGTTGATTGCCAAGAGGCAAACTGGATTGTGA
- the LOC115754596 gene encoding uncharacterized protein LOC115754596, with the protein MDEPRGTVLFTTIGRPYYGFDVFSLDLTSRRERRLTDGLSINFNAQFASAGDEGDDGPEAVVFVSERTGCPRVYLARSGFSQPDLLPSAPGSLFHDRPVLRDGRLYFISAHEEPDKPFASWSALYSADLEGSQIARLTPYGSVDYSPAVSQSGKFVAVASYGSRPWGGEFHALNTDIVVFRESEPKERIVVAESGGWPTWSDDSVVYFHRKAEDGWWSIFRVEFLFPPDTDSSGFPLAPTRVTPPGVHCFTPAAMPGSNKIAVATRRRGKSFRHIEIFDAGSESFVPVTEPLNPNFHHYNPFVSAGSRYIGYHRFRGESTGGESRVSNLDPVASPIKGLRMLRLNGLFPSSSPDGQLIAFNHDLDADVNGGVKIVQSDGSRRWTLIKVRTAFYNSWSPTEQNVVYTSIGPIFDSPKTTVQIARIEFDLSGPEGNVTSDVKVLTREDSGNNAFPSCSPDGKWLVFRSGRTGHKNLYIVDAANGEFGGGIRQLTDGPWIDTMPSWSPNGDLIAFSSNRHNPDDVNAFSIYLIRPDGSGLKRAHVAGPAGSPEIDRERINHVCFSRDGEWLLFTANLGGVTAEPVSLPNQFQPYGELYVARLDGSGLRRLTWNGFENGTPAWHPTDDAGPSDLRSGSGEGCDEDKLTGQFEEPLWISSDI; encoded by the coding sequence ATGGACGAGCCCAGAGGCACCGTCCTCTTCACCACCATCGGCCGCCCCTACTACGGCTTCGACGTCTTCTCCCTCGACCTCACCTCCCGCCGCGAGCGCCGCCTCACCGACGGCCTCTCCATCAACTTCAACGCCCAATTCGCCTCCGCCGGCGACGAGGGCGACGATGGCCCAGAAGCCGTCGTCTTCGTCTCCGAGCGGACGGGCTGCCCCCGGGTCTACCTCGCCCGGTCCGGCTTCTCCCAGCCCGACCTGCTGCCTTCCGCGCCGGGCAGCCTCTTCCACGACCGGCCCGTCCTCAGGGACGGCCGGCTCTACTTCATCTCGGCTCACGAGGAGCCCGACAAGCCGTTCGCGAGCTGGTCCGCTCTCTACTCGGCCGACCTGGAGGGTAGCCAAATTGCCAGGTTGACCCCTTACGGCTCCGTCGACTACAGTCCGGCGGTCTCGCAGTCGGGAAAGTTCGTAGCTGTCGCGTCCTATGGGTCGCGCCCTTGGGGCGGTGAGTTCCACGCCCTGAATACGGACATCGTCGTGTTCCGGGAATCCGAGCCGAAGGAGCGCATCGTCGTGGCGGAGTCCGGGGGTTGGCCAACCTGGTCCGACGACTCCGTCGTCTACTTCCACCGGAAGGCGGAGGACGGGTGGTGGAGCATTTTCCGGGTCGAATTTTTATTCCCCCCAGACACGGACTCCTCCGGGTTCCCGCTGGCTCCGACCCGGGTCACTCCTCCAGGGGTCCACTGCTTCACTCCGGCCGCCATGCCCGGCTCCAACAAAATCGCCGTCGCCACACGGCGGCGAGGCAAGAGCTTCCGGCACATCGAGATTTTCGACGCCGGGTCGGAGTCCTTCGTCCCCGTCACCGAACCGTTGAACCCAAACTTCCACCACTACAACCCTTTCGTGTCTGCCGGGTCACGGTACATCGGGTACCACCGGTTCCGAGGCGAGTCGACTGGGGGCGAGTCAAGGGTCTCCAATCTCGACCCGGTCGCGTCGCCCATCAAGGGGCTCCGGATGCTGAGGCTGAACGGCTTgttcccttcttcttcccctgACGGGCAGCTCATAGCCTTCAACCACGACTTAGACGCTGACGTCAACGGCGGAGTGAAGATCGTTCAGTCGGACGGATCGAGGCGGTGGACGCTGATTAAGGTTCGGACCGCGTTCTACAACTCATGGAGCCCCACCGAGCAAAACGTCGTGTACACCTCGATCGGACCGATCTTCGATTCGCCGAAAACGACGGTCCAGATTGCTCGGATCGAGTTCGACTTATCCGGTCCGGAGGGCAACGTCACAAGTGACGTGAAGGTGCTCACGAGGGAGGACTCGGGGAACAACGCCTTCCCCTCGTGCTCTCCCGATGGCAAGTGGCTCGTGTTCCGGTCCGGTCGGACTGGCCACAAGAACTTGTACATCGTCGACGCCGCGAACGGTGAGTTTGGCGGTGGGATCCGTCAGCTGACGGACGGACCGTGGATCGACACGATGCCGTCGTGGTCGCCCAACGGTGACCTCATAGCCTTCTCTTCGAACCGGCACAACCCGGACGATGTGAACGCATTTAGCATCTATCTCATTAGACCGGATGGGTCCGGCCTGAAGAGGGCGCACGTGGCGGGACCGGCGGGGTCGCCCGAGATTGATCGGGAGAGGATCAATCACGTGTGCTTCAGCAGGGACGGGGAGTGGCTGCTGTTCACGGCGAACTTGGGCGGCGTGACGGCGGAGCCAGTGTCGTTGCCCAACCAGTTCCAGCCGTACGGGGAGCTATACGTGGCAAGGTTGGACGGGAGCGGGCTCCGGAGGCTGACGTGGAACGGGTTCGAGAATGGGACGCCCGCGTGGCACCCGACGGACGACGCGGGCCCCAGTGATCTGAGATCGGGCAGCGGTGAGGGCTGTGACGAGGATAAGTTGACAGGGCAGTTTGAGGAGCCCTTATGGATATCTAGCGATATTTGA